One part of the Mycolicibacterium aromaticivorans JS19b1 = JCM 16368 genome encodes these proteins:
- the eccD gene encoding type VII secretion integral membrane protein EccD — MAATDQICQVSIRTADRETDVTLPAGIPIAELMPAVVDVIGAPEFSGRDPHLIRVCGQRLDPEKSLVQSAVHDGELLILTTAARPAPITRFDVNGTVIDAIAALPEPTRRLIPPGAGHCVLGWAAVALLVLLGRAIADPGASRHPVVGAAAALLAMTGAVTARRTTTGQVTAVSLGVLAVVFSGLTAALLPLGPPAMPTFLVAMAATASASLLVWRLLGCATEVFLPLAVVAMAAAMTTMGAVAGCWPAETCGPILACGSVAALAASARLSILSSGLARARLADTDLETLARRVHHRLNLIVATAAVSAALGAAVTAATTSHPLLAATFLAIIAALLSLRIVRERDLCRIVAQSISSAITVTALGGLCAVTAPQSIPWLCGACALIAAGAVRVTQRGPVPISPAVRQVLSTVELMLGASVVPGACAAGGMFGGLAQIGSAW; from the coding sequence ATGGCTGCCACCGACCAGATCTGCCAGGTGTCGATCCGTACCGCAGACCGGGAAACAGACGTCACCCTGCCCGCCGGCATACCGATCGCCGAGCTGATGCCCGCCGTGGTCGACGTGATCGGAGCGCCGGAGTTCAGCGGCCGCGATCCGCATCTCATCCGGGTCTGTGGACAACGGCTCGACCCGGAGAAGTCACTCGTGCAATCCGCCGTCCATGACGGTGAACTTCTGATCCTTACCACAGCGGCACGGCCCGCGCCGATCACCCGGTTCGATGTGAACGGCACCGTAATCGATGCGATTGCGGCGCTGCCGGAACCGACGCGTCGGCTCATCCCACCGGGCGCGGGTCACTGCGTGCTGGGATGGGCGGCCGTGGCACTGCTGGTGTTACTGGGACGCGCGATTGCCGACCCGGGGGCAAGCCGTCATCCCGTAGTCGGCGCGGCCGCAGCACTTCTGGCGATGACCGGTGCGGTCACCGCGCGCCGGACGACCACCGGCCAGGTGACGGCGGTGAGCCTCGGTGTCCTGGCTGTTGTCTTCTCGGGTTTGACCGCCGCCCTGCTTCCGCTGGGCCCACCGGCGATGCCGACCTTCCTGGTGGCCATGGCCGCAACCGCGTCGGCGTCGCTGCTGGTTTGGCGCCTGTTGGGTTGTGCGACTGAGGTTTTCCTTCCACTGGCGGTTGTTGCGATGGCGGCGGCGATGACGACGATGGGGGCGGTGGCGGGGTGCTGGCCGGCTGAAACCTGCGGGCCGATACTGGCATGTGGGTCAGTGGCCGCGCTTGCGGCATCGGCGCGGCTGTCGATCCTCAGCTCCGGGCTGGCGAGGGCCCGGCTCGCCGACACTGACCTCGAAACCCTGGCACGACGGGTTCATCACCGGCTGAACCTGATCGTGGCGACGGCGGCCGTGTCCGCGGCTCTCGGAGCTGCCGTCACGGCGGCGACCACCTCGCATCCCCTTCTCGCGGCGACCTTCCTCGCGATCATCGCAGCGCTGCTGAGTCTCCGGATCGTCCGGGAGAGAGATCTGTGTCGGATTGTCGCGCAGAGCATTTCATCCGCGATCACGGTGACGGCGCTCGGCGGCTTGTGCGCCGTCACCGCACCGCAGAGCATCCCGTGGCTGTGCGGGGCATGCGCGCTCATCGCTGCCGGGGCGGTGCGGGTCACGCAACGCGGACCTGTCCCCATCTCCCCGGCGGTGCGCCAGGTGCTCTCGACAGTGGAGCTGATGCTCGGCGCCTCGGTCGTACCCGGCGCCTGCGCGGCAGGAGGCATGTTCGGCGGGCTCGCTCAGATCGGTTCGGCCTGGTGA
- the mycP gene encoding type VII secretion-associated serine protease mycosin: MHCAPIASAVIPPPIDNSLLPPAAPPAPPQPTEQRLPCTVSLPAESGVSAAQFAGFDVTAMWRLTRGAGQRVAVIDTGIAAHRRLPDVVAGGDYVSTGDGRQDCDGHGTVVAGIIAAAPDQTDGTGFSGIAPEVSLIGIRQSSNKFGPLADPGEHGFGDVSTLAMAVRTAADMGASVINISSVACAESSLDDRALGAALSYAVDVKDSVVVVAAGNVGGDGQCPGQNTTAQPRVIASPAWYDDYVLTVGSVGSDGAPSEFSLNGPWVDVAAPGENVVSVDPDGDGVINTLPTAAGQASMSGTSYAAPVVSGVVALVRSRFPRLSARQVMTRIEATSRHPAQGWNSAVGNGVIDPLAALSDHTNEPLPQQTTRSSTPIPTQPEKNHRYAVVGGSAALCVAAVMAASVRLRRRTEDVPTD, translated from the coding sequence ATGCACTGTGCACCAATCGCGTCCGCGGTGATTCCGCCCCCGATCGACAATTCATTGCTGCCGCCAGCGGCTCCCCCTGCCCCACCCCAGCCGACCGAACAACGCCTGCCCTGCACCGTGTCGCTTCCCGCCGAGTCCGGGGTATCAGCGGCGCAGTTCGCCGGTTTCGACGTGACGGCGATGTGGCGGCTCACGCGCGGAGCAGGTCAACGCGTAGCGGTGATCGACACCGGGATCGCCGCACATCGCCGGCTGCCCGATGTCGTTGCAGGCGGCGACTACGTGTCGACCGGCGACGGCAGACAGGACTGCGATGGACACGGGACGGTCGTCGCGGGCATCATCGCGGCTGCCCCAGATCAGACCGATGGGACGGGGTTCTCCGGGATCGCTCCGGAGGTCAGCCTGATAGGGATTCGGCAGTCCAGCAACAAGTTCGGTCCGTTGGCCGATCCCGGTGAGCACGGCTTCGGGGATGTGAGCACACTGGCCATGGCGGTGCGGACGGCTGCGGACATGGGCGCGTCGGTGATCAACATCTCGTCGGTGGCCTGTGCCGAGTCGAGTCTGGACGACCGTGCGCTCGGCGCGGCACTGTCGTACGCAGTCGATGTCAAGGATTCCGTGGTGGTCGTCGCCGCGGGAAATGTCGGTGGCGACGGCCAGTGCCCCGGCCAGAACACCACGGCACAGCCCCGTGTGATCGCCAGCCCGGCGTGGTACGACGACTATGTCCTGACAGTCGGCTCGGTGGGTTCCGACGGCGCGCCATCGGAATTCAGCCTCAACGGCCCGTGGGTCGACGTCGCCGCCCCTGGCGAGAATGTCGTGTCGGTGGATCCCGACGGCGACGGCGTCATCAACACCCTGCCGACGGCGGCTGGACAAGCGTCGATGTCGGGCACGAGCTACGCCGCGCCGGTGGTCTCCGGCGTGGTGGCCCTGGTTCGGTCCCGCTTTCCGAGGCTCTCGGCCCGCCAGGTGATGACGCGCATCGAAGCCACCTCGCGTCATCCCGCGCAAGGGTGGAACTCCGCGGTGGGAAACGGTGTCATCGATCCTCTGGCAGCGCTCAGCGATCACACCAACGAGCCTCTGCCGCAACAGACAACGCGGTCTTCGACGCCAATACCGACCCAGCCCGAGAAGAACCACCGCTACGCGGTGGTGGGAGGTTCGGCCGCGCTGTGTGTGGCCGCCGTGATGGCGGCGTCGGTGCGGCTACGGCGCCGCACCGAGGACGTCCCGACCGACTAG
- the eccB gene encoding type VII secretion protein EccB, whose product MAGRPPLRAQLSAQRFLLRRLEYAILARQMPTRRDPVRARKIAFLVGCGVAGIAVVLDTILGSAAGRVIPSDATVVMVRQSGALFVRIDDRLRPVANLTSARLILGSPATPRLVDDAALGDTATGPILGIPGAPASFGRVMVPRDVRWAVCDDVEGNTTVAVGDDSMPLDLDPRTAVVATVARGDGSAYLLYDGTRAMLDPGDPATARALRITEATLRTVSSTVLNTIPEVPAISAPRIAGMGQPSGVTGIAVGTVLRVVRTESPEYYVALPGGLQRIGRLAAELIRFSDPAAQAEITDVPPELITRSPLVDTLPVGSYPDEPPALVGAGVDVCATWLSGHSGIAVTPHPGDRPGTVALAGSDGDGPAVDSVRMIPGASLDVTGGPGTERYLVTSAGVRFPVDDSVSAALGLSGAPAAAPWAIVGVLPAGPALNRDAALVGRDVLGAAP is encoded by the coding sequence ATGGCGGGCCGCCCACCACTTCGGGCTCAGTTGAGTGCACAGCGATTCCTCCTGCGCCGCCTGGAGTATGCGATCCTGGCCCGGCAGATGCCGACCCGGCGTGATCCCGTTCGGGCGCGGAAGATCGCGTTCCTGGTCGGTTGCGGTGTGGCGGGGATTGCCGTGGTCCTCGACACGATCCTGGGATCGGCGGCCGGCCGTGTCATCCCCAGCGATGCGACAGTCGTGATGGTGCGACAGTCCGGCGCCCTGTTCGTCAGGATCGACGACCGTCTCCGCCCGGTGGCAAACCTGACGTCGGCCCGCCTGATCCTGGGTTCACCGGCCACACCGCGACTGGTCGACGACGCCGCACTCGGCGATACAGCCACCGGTCCGATTCTGGGTATCCCCGGCGCGCCTGCATCATTCGGACGCGTGATGGTGCCCCGCGACGTCAGGTGGGCGGTGTGCGATGACGTCGAGGGGAACACCACCGTCGCCGTTGGCGACGACTCCATGCCGCTCGACTTGGACCCTCGCACCGCCGTCGTCGCCACGGTGGCGCGCGGTGACGGGTCGGCCTACCTGCTGTACGACGGCACACGCGCCATGCTCGACCCCGGCGACCCGGCCACGGCGCGCGCCTTGCGGATCACGGAGGCGACACTACGCACGGTGTCCTCGACGGTGCTGAACACGATCCCCGAGGTGCCGGCGATCAGTGCACCGCGGATCGCCGGAATGGGACAACCGTCCGGGGTGACCGGGATCGCGGTCGGAACCGTCCTGCGCGTCGTGCGGACCGAGTCACCCGAGTACTACGTCGCGCTGCCGGGTGGCCTTCAGCGCATCGGCCGGCTGGCCGCCGAACTCATCCGGTTCAGCGACCCGGCCGCGCAGGCCGAGATCACCGATGTCCCGCCGGAGCTGATCACGCGCAGCCCGCTCGTCGACACCCTGCCGGTCGGAAGCTATCCCGACGAACCGCCCGCACTCGTCGGCGCCGGCGTCGACGTCTGTGCGACATGGTTATCCGGACACAGTGGTATTGCCGTCACACCACACCCCGGCGATCGTCCCGGCACGGTCGCCCTGGCCGGGTCCGACGGGGACGGGCCCGCCGTCGACAGTGTGCGGATGATCCCCGGCGCCAGCCTGGACGTCACCGGCGGACCGGGAACAGAACGCTACCTTGTGACGAGCGCGGGAGTGCGCTTCCCCGTTGATGATTCGGTGAGCGCCGCACTCGGACTCAGTGGCGCTCCTGCTGCTGCGCCATGGGCGATCGTCGGCGTGCTTCCCGCCGGTCCTGCATTGAACCGGGACGCCGCCCTAGTCGGTCGGGACGTCCTCGGTGCGGCGCCGTAG
- a CDS encoding CGNR zinc finger domain-containing protein: MLFSHDTELTLRAACALINSDRVDGEQLGDQPALDDYLDSYGWTGRRDRDDAEVSAVHTLRGRLGRIWAAAADEERAVGQINALLSDTRAAPWLTRHPEMPEWHLHLASIHDPLAQRMGAEMAMSLADLVRAGELRRLKICAAPDCDAVLIDLSRNRSRMFCDTGNCGNRQHVAAYRERRSKEGAVDE, from the coding sequence ATGCTTTTCAGTCATGACACAGAGCTCACGTTGCGTGCTGCCTGTGCGCTGATCAACAGCGACCGCGTCGACGGCGAGCAGCTGGGCGACCAGCCGGCCCTGGACGACTATCTGGACAGCTACGGCTGGACCGGCCGGCGCGATCGCGACGACGCCGAGGTGTCGGCGGTGCACACGCTGCGCGGCCGGCTCGGCCGGATCTGGGCGGCCGCCGCCGACGAGGAACGCGCCGTCGGTCAGATCAACGCGTTGCTCTCCGATACCCGCGCCGCCCCGTGGCTGACCCGCCACCCGGAGATGCCGGAGTGGCACCTGCACCTGGCGTCCATCCACGATCCACTGGCCCAGCGGATGGGTGCCGAGATGGCGATGTCGCTGGCCGACCTGGTGCGCGCCGGTGAACTGCGCAGGCTCAAGATCTGTGCGGCCCCCGATTGCGATGCGGTGTTGATCGACCTGTCCCGCAACCGCTCCCGGATGTTCTGCGACACCGGTAACTGCGGCAACCGTCAGCACGTCGCCGCCTACCGCGAGCGCCGCTCGAAAGAGGGGGCTGTTGATGAGTGA
- a CDS encoding EamA family transporter yields MSTLVRTQDHFRLGLMFAIGSAFTFGMSGPFAKSLMGAGWSPTAAVTARLAGGALVMAIFATIVKPGWVREARAHARVVVAYGLVPIAGAQLCYYNAVSHLSVGVALLLEYTAPILVVGWIWGTTRRRPRAMTLAGVALAVAGIMLVLNVFEGAHINTAGVLWGLGAAICAACYFMMSDEVSADGNGLNSITLAAGGLVVGTIAVVLLGLTGVMPLIFTANNAVVAGLTVPWWVPVVMLAVVATAIAYTLGISGVARLRPSFASLVGLGEVLFAVLSAWVLLGEAVTAVQAVGGVVVLMGLALARQGDRSAEVTAATWPDAGPIEEVAARH; encoded by the coding sequence ATGTCGACGCTGGTCCGCACCCAAGACCACTTCCGGCTTGGGCTGATGTTCGCCATCGGATCGGCGTTCACGTTCGGCATGTCCGGGCCCTTCGCCAAATCGCTGATGGGCGCCGGCTGGTCGCCGACCGCCGCCGTCACCGCCCGACTCGCCGGCGGTGCGCTGGTGATGGCGATCTTCGCCACCATCGTCAAGCCCGGCTGGGTCCGAGAAGCCCGCGCGCACGCCCGCGTCGTCGTGGCCTACGGGCTCGTCCCGATCGCCGGCGCCCAACTCTGCTACTACAACGCTGTCTCTCACCTGTCGGTCGGCGTGGCACTGCTGCTCGAATACACCGCACCCATCCTGGTCGTGGGCTGGATCTGGGGAACCACCCGGCGTCGCCCCCGCGCCATGACACTGGCCGGAGTGGCGCTCGCCGTGGCCGGAATCATGCTGGTGCTCAACGTCTTCGAAGGCGCGCACATCAACACGGCGGGCGTCCTGTGGGGATTGGGTGCAGCGATCTGCGCGGCCTGCTACTTCATGATGTCCGATGAGGTCAGCGCCGACGGCAACGGACTGAATTCGATCACCCTGGCCGCCGGCGGGCTCGTGGTCGGCACGATCGCGGTGGTGCTGCTGGGCCTGACCGGTGTGATGCCGCTGATCTTCACCGCCAACAACGCCGTTGTCGCCGGCCTGACGGTGCCGTGGTGGGTTCCGGTGGTGATGCTGGCCGTGGTGGCCACCGCGATCGCCTACACGCTGGGCATCAGCGGGGTGGCGCGGTTGCGCCCGAGTTTCGCCTCACTGGTCGGCCTCGGCGAGGTGCTGTTCGCCGTGCTGTCGGCGTGGGTGTTGCTCGGTGAAGCGGTCACCGCCGTGCAGGCCGTGGGCGGCGTGGTGGTGCTTATGGGCCTCGCGCTGGCCCGTCAGGGCGACCGCAGTGCCGAGGTCACCGCAGCGACGTGGCCCGACGCGGGACCCATCGAGGAAGTCGCCGCGCGACACTGA
- a CDS encoding cutinase family protein yields MSVLVSPATLPRAAAACNDVQVVFARGTDEPPGIGRVGQAFVNALRPKIGNRSMGVYAVNYPASYDFLAAADGANDASAFIQGVVNDCPNTRLVLGGYSQGAAIIDIITSVPFPAVGFNNPLPPNVPDHVAALAVFGNPTTKVGLPLTSSAVYGGRAIDLCNAGDPICSSGDDVQAHRIYNSDGSAVQAASFVAGLL; encoded by the coding sequence ATGTCGGTGCTGGTCAGCCCGGCCACCTTGCCGAGAGCTGCGGCCGCCTGCAATGACGTGCAGGTGGTGTTCGCCCGCGGCACCGACGAGCCGCCGGGCATCGGGCGCGTCGGGCAGGCATTCGTCAACGCGCTGCGACCCAAGATCGGCAACCGCTCGATGGGTGTCTACGCGGTGAACTATCCCGCCAGTTACGACTTCCTGGCTGCCGCCGACGGTGCCAACGACGCCAGCGCCTTCATCCAGGGGGTGGTCAACGACTGCCCGAACACCCGGTTGGTACTCGGCGGGTATTCGCAGGGCGCGGCGATCATCGACATCATCACCTCGGTCCCCTTCCCGGCGGTGGGCTTCAACAACCCGCTACCGCCGAACGTTCCGGACCACGTCGCCGCGCTGGCCGTCTTCGGCAACCCCACCACCAAAGTTGGCCTGCCGCTGACCAGCAGCGCCGTCTACGGTGGCCGGGCTATCGACCTGTGCAACGCCGGGGACCCGATCTGCAGCAGCGGTGACGACGTCCAGGCTCACCGCATCTACAACAGTGACGGGTCAGCGGTTCAAGCCGCCTCGTTCGTCGCCGGACTGCTGTAG
- a CDS encoding cutinase family protein, protein MATPTMTSLRKLGVASIAALAILPPIVVAPAAQAAPCPDVEVVFARGTSEPAGIGRVGQALADSLQSQLGGRTVSTYGVDYPASYDFLAAADGATDATNHIAATAAACPSTRFVLGGYSQGAAVVDMLVGIPPLGNKVGEIGSAPPLPGNLANRVAGLAVFGNPSTKFGIPITSAGGTFAGKGVDFCNDGDPICSRGRNPFAHTDYEQGPAPAQAAGFLAGLL, encoded by the coding sequence ATGGCGACGCCGACCATGACATCACTGCGCAAACTCGGTGTTGCCTCGATCGCGGCGCTGGCGATCCTGCCGCCGATCGTCGTCGCCCCGGCAGCCCAGGCCGCGCCGTGCCCGGACGTCGAGGTCGTCTTCGCCCGCGGCACCAGCGAGCCGGCCGGTATCGGCCGTGTCGGGCAGGCCCTGGCCGACTCACTTCAGTCTCAGCTCGGCGGCCGCACGGTAAGCACCTACGGGGTCGACTACCCGGCCAGCTATGACTTCCTGGCCGCGGCCGACGGTGCCACGGACGCGACCAATCACATCGCGGCCACCGCTGCCGCATGCCCGTCGACCCGCTTCGTTCTCGGTGGCTACTCGCAGGGCGCCGCGGTGGTGGACATGCTCGTCGGGATCCCGCCGCTGGGCAACAAGGTCGGTGAAATCGGCTCGGCGCCTCCGCTGCCGGGCAATCTGGCCAACCGGGTCGCCGGGCTGGCGGTATTCGGAAATCCGTCGACGAAGTTCGGCATCCCCATCACGTCGGCCGGGGGGACGTTCGCCGGCAAGGGCGTCGACTTCTGCAACGACGGCGACCCGATCTGCTCGCGGGGACGCAATCCGTTCGCGCACACCGATTACGAGCAGGGGCCGGCGCCCGCGCAGGCGGCCGGTTTCCTGGCAGGCTTGCTGTAG
- a CDS encoding cutinase family protein, whose product MAGMRAKTVLSAAAAVMSVAASLLPSAVASAADCPDAEVMFARGRFEPPGIGRIGQAFVDSLRGKTPKSVGVYGVNYIADWDIVPGANDLSRHMQYMATNCPNTRQVPGGYSLGAAVVDVVVGSNKAQFGFNSPLPASVADHVAAVVLFGNGTRSIFGPVSAANSPVYGPKTIDQCNVDDPICNGIDPSTLADNWNSHLQDAYIGSGLVDQAAQFTADRL is encoded by the coding sequence ATGGCTGGCATGCGCGCGAAAACGGTACTGAGCGCGGCGGCGGCGGTTATGTCCGTGGCCGCATCCCTGTTGCCGTCGGCGGTGGCGTCCGCCGCGGACTGCCCCGACGCGGAGGTGATGTTCGCCCGCGGACGGTTCGAGCCGCCCGGCATCGGCCGCATCGGTCAGGCGTTCGTCGATTCGCTGCGCGGTAAAACCCCCAAGAGCGTCGGGGTGTACGGGGTCAACTACATCGCCGACTGGGACATCGTGCCGGGCGCGAACGACCTGAGCCGGCACATGCAATACATGGCGACGAACTGCCCCAACACCCGCCAGGTGCCAGGCGGCTACTCGCTGGGTGCCGCGGTGGTCGACGTCGTGGTCGGTTCGAACAAGGCGCAATTCGGCTTCAACTCACCGCTGCCCGCCTCCGTCGCCGATCACGTCGCGGCGGTGGTGTTGTTCGGCAATGGCACCCGCAGCATCTTCGGACCGGTGTCGGCGGCCAACAGTCCCGTCTACGGCCCCAAGACCATCGACCAGTGCAACGTGGACGACCCGATCTGCAACGGCATCGATCCGAGCACCCTCGCCGACAACTGGAACTCGCACCTGCAGGACGCGTACATCGGCTCGGGTCTGGTTGACCAGGCGGCCCAATTCACTGCAGACAGGCTCTGA
- a CDS encoding cutinase family protein produces MRIRGTLTRAVTVVVAAAAMALGPTPLPGGGLMTAPQASAAGCPDVEVIFARGRLEPPGAGIIGNQFVSALRSRVHRNIGLYAVKYPADNQVDVGANDISQRIIYNINNCPNTRLVLGGYSLGAAATDMVLALPIPILGFKTLLPPDAGNHIAAVALFGNGTQWLGPITNFSPEYQDRTIELCHGADPICNPADPDTWEANWPDHLAAAYQKAGMIDQAADFVAGKL; encoded by the coding sequence ATGCGGATTCGGGGGACACTGACCCGTGCGGTCACGGTGGTCGTCGCGGCCGCGGCGATGGCCCTCGGCCCGACTCCTCTGCCCGGCGGTGGCCTGATGACGGCGCCGCAGGCTTCCGCTGCGGGCTGCCCCGACGTGGAGGTGATCTTCGCGCGCGGCCGCCTTGAACCCCCCGGCGCGGGAATCATCGGCAACCAGTTCGTCAGCGCACTGCGCTCCCGCGTCCACCGCAACATCGGCCTCTATGCGGTGAAATACCCCGCCGACAACCAGGTCGACGTCGGCGCCAACGACATCAGCCAGCGGATCATCTACAACATCAACAATTGCCCGAATACGCGGTTGGTTCTCGGTGGGTACTCGCTGGGCGCAGCAGCCACCGATATGGTGCTGGCACTTCCGATCCCCATCCTGGGCTTCAAGACACTGCTCCCACCGGACGCCGGAAACCACATCGCGGCGGTCGCCTTATTCGGCAACGGAACCCAATGGTTGGGCCCAATCACGAATTTCAGCCCCGAGTATCAGGACCGGACCATCGAGCTGTGCCACGGCGCCGACCCGATCTGCAATCCCGCCGACCCGGACACCTGGGAAGCCAATTGGCCCGACCATCTCGCCGCCGCCTATCAGAAGGCCGGAATGATCGATCAGGCAGCCGATTTCGTAGCGGGCAAGCTCTAA
- the truA gene encoding tRNA pseudouridine(38-40) synthase TruA produces the protein MPASPTRRPPRLPPRSPRRRPKNPPRIRTLTSPDAVSTNEPVTDSGGGLVRLRLDIAYDGTEFTGWAAQEGHRTVAGVLEDALTTVFREPVRVFGAGRTDTGVHATGQVAHLDVPADALAHAYPRHARPGEPEFLPLVRRLARFLPQDVRVRGIKRAAAGFDARFSALRRHYEYRLSLAPYGVEPQSARYVTPWPKPLDVDAMNSASRHLVGLHDFAAFCRHRPGATTIRDLQRLDWVRDGDAVTVYVTADAFCWSMVRSLVGALLAVGEGRREPSWCATLLTAHSRSSDFAAAPARGLTLTGVDYPPDDELAARIMITRDLRTLDKP, from the coding sequence ATGCCGGCATCGCCGACGCGCAGACCGCCGAGGCTGCCGCCGAGGTCGCCGAGGAGAAGGCCGAAGAATCCGCCGAGGATTCGGACGCTGACAAGTCCTGACGCCGTGAGTACGAACGAGCCCGTCACCGACAGCGGTGGCGGGCTCGTTCGTCTGCGGCTCGACATCGCCTACGATGGCACTGAATTCACCGGCTGGGCGGCGCAGGAAGGCCACCGCACGGTCGCGGGCGTCCTCGAGGACGCTCTCACGACGGTCTTCCGGGAGCCGGTCCGGGTCTTCGGGGCCGGCCGCACCGACACCGGAGTACACGCCACCGGCCAGGTGGCCCATCTCGACGTCCCGGCCGACGCCCTGGCTCATGCGTATCCGCGCCATGCCAGGCCCGGCGAGCCCGAGTTCCTGCCGCTGGTGCGCCGGCTGGCCCGCTTCCTGCCTCAGGATGTTCGGGTGCGTGGAATCAAGCGCGCCGCAGCCGGATTCGACGCCCGCTTCTCGGCGTTGCGTCGGCACTACGAATACCGGCTGTCGCTGGCCCCCTACGGAGTCGAGCCGCAGTCCGCGCGGTATGTGACACCCTGGCCGAAGCCGTTGGACGTCGACGCCATGAATTCGGCGTCGCGGCATCTGGTGGGATTGCACGATTTCGCCGCTTTCTGTCGCCACCGGCCCGGTGCGACGACCATCCGCGACCTGCAGCGCCTGGACTGGGTACGCGACGGCGATGCGGTGACGGTCTACGTCACCGCTGACGCGTTCTGCTGGTCGATGGTGCGGTCACTGGTCGGTGCGCTTCTCGCGGTCGGGGAGGGTCGTCGCGAACCATCCTGGTGTGCAACGCTGTTGACCGCGCACTCGCGTTCCAGTGACTTCGCCGCAGCACCGGCTCGTGGCCTGACCCTCACCGGGGTGGACTACCCGCCGGATGACGAGCTCGCCGCACGCATCATGATCACCCGCGATCTGCGAACGCTGGATAAGCCTTAG
- the rplQ gene encoding 50S ribosomal protein L17, giving the protein MPKPTKGPRLGGSSSHQKAILANLATSLFEHGRIKTTEPKARALRPYAEKLITHAKKGALHNRREVMKKIRDKDVVHALFAEIAPFFADRNGGYTRIIKVEPRKGDNAPMAVIELVREKTVTSEANRARKSSAATAAPVAAAADEAPAEEPMEAVEAEDAGIADAQTAEAAAEVAEEKAEESAEDSDADKS; this is encoded by the coding sequence ATGCCCAAGCCCACCAAGGGTCCTCGCCTCGGCGGGTCGTCCTCACACCAGAAGGCGATTCTGGCCAACCTGGCCACCTCGCTGTTCGAGCACGGCCGGATCAAGACCACCGAGCCCAAGGCGCGGGCGTTGCGGCCCTACGCGGAGAAGCTCATCACCCACGCCAAGAAGGGCGCGTTGCACAACCGGCGTGAGGTGATGAAGAAGATCCGCGACAAGGACGTGGTGCACGCCCTGTTCGCCGAGATCGCGCCGTTCTTCGCGGACCGCAACGGCGGCTACACCCGCATCATCAAGGTCGAGCCGCGCAAGGGCGACAACGCCCCGATGGCGGTCATCGAACTGGTACGGGAGAAGACGGTGACCTCGGAAGCCAACCGGGCTCGTAAGAGCTCGGCCGCCACGGCTGCGCCGGTGGCTGCCGCTGCCGACGAGGCCCCCGCAGAGGAGCCGATGGAAGCTGTCGAGGCCGAGGATGCCGGCATCGCCGACGCGCAGACCGCCGAGGCTGCCGCCGAGGTCGCCGAGGAGAAGGCCGAAGAATCCGCCGAGGATTCGGACGCTGACAAGTCCTGA